In Prosthecomicrobium sp. N25, one DNA window encodes the following:
- a CDS encoding ATPase domain-containing protein: MAKSAHGTSRPPRPPKVTINKLPTGVRGLDDIIGGGIPEFSVNLIGGSPGCGKTTLVHQIAFANGTPDRPVLYFTVLGEPSIKMLRYQQQFSFYDDSKVGSAVRFISLSEAALQNDLGVVLQEIVDQVTAANPVVVVIDSFRSLARRTPGDTGIMEVQAFVHRLSQFLVNSEVTTFLVGEYGQDEIRDNPLFTMVDSILWFSQVTERNSVVRKLQVLKLRGQASVPGLHTIRITQEGLQAFSRTLGLETVRARPERRGRLSMGIPELDAMLGGGVLEGDSILVAGPSGTGKSALATQFIGEGLRRKEPGVMAIFEERPEAYVRRADAFGLELKAAQDAGALEILYLRPLDLSVDETVLAILEAIRRVDAKRVVIDSLVGFEMALAPSFRADFRESLYRMIGALTAAGITILSTVEVEDNFTSLQFSRYAVSFLTDDIIRLRYVEIDGQLRKTILVIKMRGGNHSKDIREYVINEQGVVVIDPRNTDYSGLSTGIPERTGPRRPQEDESPPEPKARG, from the coding sequence ATGGCCAAGTCAGCCCACGGGACGTCGCGTCCGCCCAGGCCACCGAAGGTTACGATCAACAAGCTTCCGACCGGGGTGCGCGGTCTCGACGACATCATCGGGGGTGGCATCCCGGAGTTCTCCGTCAACCTGATCGGCGGCTCGCCGGGCTGCGGCAAGACCACGCTGGTCCACCAGATCGCGTTCGCCAACGGGACTCCGGATAGGCCGGTGCTCTATTTCACGGTACTCGGCGAGCCCAGCATCAAGATGCTGCGCTACCAGCAGCAGTTCTCATTCTACGACGATTCCAAGGTCGGAAGCGCTGTCCGGTTCATCAGCCTGTCCGAGGCCGCCCTGCAGAACGACCTGGGCGTGGTGTTGCAGGAGATCGTCGATCAGGTCACGGCGGCCAACCCGGTCGTGGTCGTGATCGATTCCTTCCGCAGCCTCGCGCGAAGGACGCCCGGCGACACGGGCATCATGGAGGTGCAGGCGTTCGTCCATCGCCTCTCCCAGTTCCTGGTGAACTCGGAGGTCACGACCTTCCTGGTCGGGGAGTACGGTCAGGACGAGATCCGCGACAATCCGCTCTTCACCATGGTCGACAGCATTTTGTGGTTTTCCCAAGTTACCGAGCGCAATTCCGTCGTGCGGAAGTTGCAGGTGCTGAAGTTGCGCGGCCAGGCTTCCGTGCCGGGACTGCACACGATCCGGATCACTCAAGAGGGGCTCCAGGCCTTTTCGCGCACGCTCGGACTGGAGACCGTCAGGGCGAGGCCGGAGCGGCGCGGTCGGCTCTCCATGGGGATCCCCGAACTGGACGCGATGCTCGGGGGCGGCGTCCTGGAGGGCGACAGCATCCTGGTGGCTGGGCCCTCGGGCACGGGCAAGTCGGCGCTGGCGACGCAGTTCATCGGCGAGGGGCTCCGCCGCAAGGAGCCGGGCGTCATGGCCATCTTCGAGGAGCGTCCGGAGGCCTACGTGCGTCGTGCCGATGCGTTCGGCCTCGAGCTGAAGGCCGCGCAGGACGCCGGAGCCCTCGAGATCCTGTACCTTCGTCCGCTGGACCTGTCGGTCGACGAGACCGTCCTGGCGATCCTGGAGGCGATCAGGAGAGTCGACGCGAAGCGCGTCGTCATCGATTCCCTGGTGGGCTTCGAGATGGCCCTGGCCCCGAGCTTCCGGGCCGACTTCCGCGAGTCGCTCTACCGCATGATCGGCGCCCTGACCGCGGCGGGCATCACGATCCTCAGCACGGTCGAGGTGGAGGACAACTTCACCTCGCTCCAGTTCAGCCGCTATGCTGTCTCGTTCCTCACCGACGACATTATCCGGCTGCGCTACGTCGAGATCGACGGTCAGCTTCGGAAGACGATCCTGGTCATCAAGATGCGCGGCGGAAACCACAGCAAGGACATCCGGGAATACGTCATCAACGAACAGGGAGTGGTCGTCATCGATCCGCGGAACACCGACTATTCCGGCCTGAGCACCGGGATCCCGGAGCGAACCGGTCCACGCAGGCCACAGGAAGACGAAAGCCCACCGGAGCCGAAGGCTCGCGGATGA
- a CDS encoding helix-turn-helix transcriptional regulator, whose protein sequence is MSATTLDEGQDEARRKELAAFLRAMREQHPSSVPPAGGARRRRTTGLLREEVALSAGISTTWYVWLEQARPVKVSARALEGIARALKLDPAKRDYMFGLARPDLKPTSSRRRPASPGPLLGALVASMSQPVYVLDARWDFVLWNRPAEILFGGFDPGDDRTSNMLARLFLDPGWRVLFPEWEAIVHSAVAQFRAATAGRASTPEVASLLEDLLGASREFAALWNRRDVSDPPVWSKRFRHPTGGEMMLAYSTYRPEGPDQEFRVTIYQPVDDASSQRLAALLAAVS, encoded by the coding sequence ATGAGCGCTACCACTCTCGACGAAGGACAGGATGAGGCGCGCCGGAAGGAGCTCGCCGCGTTTCTCCGTGCGATGCGCGAACAGCATCCTTCCTCCGTCCCGCCGGCCGGCGGTGCGAGACGAAGGCGAACGACCGGGCTCCTTCGCGAGGAGGTGGCGCTCTCGGCGGGAATCAGCACCACTTGGTATGTCTGGCTCGAGCAGGCGCGCCCCGTGAAGGTCTCGGCGCGGGCTCTCGAGGGTATCGCGAGGGCCTTGAAGCTAGATCCGGCCAAACGCGATTACATGTTCGGTCTCGCGCGACCTGACCTCAAACCCACATCTTCGCGCCGCCGCCCGGCGTCTCCGGGACCGCTCCTCGGCGCGCTGGTCGCCTCAATGTCCCAGCCGGTCTATGTTCTCGATGCGCGATGGGACTTCGTCCTGTGGAACCGCCCCGCCGAAATTCTCTTTGGGGGCTTCGATCCAGGTGACGACCGCACCTCGAACATGCTCGCGAGGTTGTTCCTAGACCCGGGTTGGAGAGTGCTGTTTCCCGAGTGGGAGGCGATCGTTCACTCGGCGGTGGCGCAGTTCCGGGCGGCGACCGCAGGGCGCGCCTCGACCCCCGAAGTCGCGAGCCTCCTTGAGGACCTGCTCGGCGCGAGCCGGGAGTTCGCCGCCCTCTGGAACCGCCGCGATGTCTCCGATCCACCGGTCTGGAGCAAGAGATTTCGTCACCCGACCGGCGGCGAGATGATGCTCGCCTATTCGACCTACCGGCCCGAGGGTCCGGACCAGGAATTCCGGGTCACGATCTACCAGCCTGTGGACGACGCAAGCAGCCAAAGACTCGCCGCGCTTCTCGCAGCGGTGTCCTGA
- a CDS encoding VOC family protein encodes MIVNRREILSTFGVAAATGIQSGAVASGSERINEMTVLSRIRNLDVVALFARDMPAMRRFYEDVMEFPLERELYPEWVEYRVGSSLVVMTRLGLMFHDAPTPPGSLSVMLAFKVAPKQVDECAAALVAKGIKLESPPTDQPWQHRTLFFRDPDGNVLEIYADI; translated from the coding sequence ATGATCGTCAATCGACGCGAGATCTTGAGCACGTTTGGCGTTGCGGCGGCAACCGGCATCCAGTCCGGGGCGGTGGCTTCCGGATCAGAAAGGATCAACGAGATGACTGTTCTCAGCCGTATCCGCAACCTCGATGTCGTCGCCCTTTTCGCGCGCGATATGCCGGCGATGCGCCGGTTCTATGAGGACGTGATGGAATTCCCGCTCGAGCGTGAGCTCTATCCCGAATGGGTCGAATACCGCGTCGGATCATCGCTCGTCGTGATGACCAGGCTGGGCCTCATGTTCCATGATGCGCCGACGCCGCCTGGCTCGCTCTCCGTCATGCTTGCCTTTAAGGTAGCTCCGAAACAGGTGGACGAGTGCGCCGCGGCCCTGGTCGCGAAGGGCATCAAGCTGGAGTCGCCGCCCACCGATCAACCGTGGCAACATCGCACGCTGTTCTTTCGCGATCCGGACGGGAACGTGCTCGAGATATACGCAGACATCTAA